A single region of the Triticum dicoccoides isolate Atlit2015 ecotype Zavitan chromosome 2B, WEW_v2.0, whole genome shotgun sequence genome encodes:
- the LOC119367019 gene encoding xaa-Pro dipeptidase-like, translating to MSESESSVAPPGMSMELHAGNRERLVAALTAHLSASGRPLRGLVLLKGGEEQTLYCTDRVPLFRQESYFAYLFGVREPGFYGAVDIASGQSMLFAPRLTLDNAVWNGEKDLSFFKDRYKVDYVFYVDELAQVLLSQFSEHGEPLLLLLYGKNTDSGNYSKPASFEGIEKFDTDLSKLHPILTECRVIKSDMELAFIQYANDVSSKAHIEVMRQIKPGMKESQLESIFIHHASMHEGCRHCSYTCICATGHNSSTLHYGHAGAPNDQTLNDGDMALMDMGAEYNFYGSDITCSYPINGKFKRNQTIVYNAVLRAHNDVISHMQPGVKWIDMHKLAEQRILESLKKDNIIHGDIGDMMNQRLGAVFMPHGLGHLLGIDTHDPGGYPEGLERPKEPRLRSLRTIRELKEGMVITVEPGCYFIGALLRHAKDDPISSKFFNWEKIEMYKSFGGVRIESNAYAMAQGCKNLTNCPRETWEIEAVMAGAPWPSRDDCSSATTTENGLPKA from the exons ATGAGTGAGTCTGAGTCCTCCGTTGCTCCACCCGGGATGTCCATGGAGCTGCACGCCGGCAACCGCGAGCGCCTCGTTGCCGCGCTCACAGCCCACCTCTCCGCCTCTGGCCGCCCTCTCCGCGGCCTCGTCCTTCTCAAG GGCGGCGAGGAGCAGACTCTATACTGCACCGACCGCGTCCCGCTCTTCAG GCAGGAGAGCTATTTCGCCTATCTCTTCGGTGTGCGAGAGCCGGGGTTCTACGGTGCAGTC GACATTGCATCTGGACAATCTATGTTATTTGCTCCAAGGTTGACACTTGACAACGCAGTTTGGAATGGTGAAAAAGATTTGTCTTTTTTTAAG GATAGGTACAAGGTCGATTATGTcttctatgttgacgagcttgcacAGGTTCTCCTGTCTCAATTTAGTGAGCATGGAGAACCCCTTCTCCTTCTCTTATATGGAAAAAATACTGACAGCGGAAATTACTCAAAGCCTGCGAGTTTTGAG GGGATAGAGAAGTTTGACACTGATTTAAGCAAGCTTCATCCTATCTTAACTGAATGTCGTGTTATAAAATCTGACATGGAGCTTGCCTTCATTCAATATGCTAATGATGTCAGCTCCAAAGCACATATTGAG GTTATGAGGCAGATAAAACCAGGCATGAAGGAATCTCAGTTAGAAAGCATCTTTATTCATCATGCATCTATGCACGAAGGCTGTCGACATTGCTCCTACACATGTATATGTGCTACTGGACACAACAG TTCTACTCTTCATTATGGACATGCGGGAGCTCCAAATGACCAG ACGTTGAATGATGGAGACATGGCTCTAATGGACATGGGAGCTGAATACAATTTCTATGGTTCTGACATCACATGTTCATACCCT aTAAATGGAAAATTCAAAAGAAACCAGACGATTGTATACAAT GCTGTCCTTAGGGCTCATAATGATGTGATATCACATATGCAGCCTGGAGTAAAATGGATCGATATGCACAA GCTGGCAGAGCAGAGAATACTTGAATCTCTAAAGAAAGATAATATTATCCATGG TGATATTGGTGACATGATGAATCAAAGGTTGGGCGCTGTTTTCATGCCTCATGGTCTTGGGCACTTACTTGGAATTGACACCCACGATCCCGGAGGCTACCCCGAG GGCTTAGAGAGGCCAAAGGAGCCACGATTGAGATCCTTGCGGACAATAAGAGAACTTAAAGAAGGCATG GTTATTACGGTCGAGCCAGGCTGTTATTTCATTGGTGCTTTGCTGAGGCATGCCAAGGATGACCCAATTTCCTCAAAGTTCTTCAACTGGGAAAAGATAGAAATGTACAAAAGCTTTGGCGGTGTTCGCATTGAAAGTAATGC ATATGCGATGGCGCAAGGATGCAAGAACCTGACAAACTGCCCCCGAGAGACCTGGGAAATCGAAGCGGTAATGGCTGGTGCGCCATGGCCTTCACGCGATGACTGTTCCAGTGCGACTACAACAGAGAATGGCCTTCCCAAGGCCTAA